GGGGCCTCCGGGGCTCGGAAAGACCACCTTGGCCATGATCATCGCGGCCGAGATGTCGGCCCCGATTCGCATCTCCTCAGGCCCTGCCATTCAACACGCGGGGGACTTGGCGGCGATCCTGTCCTCCCTGGTCCCCGGCGAGGTCTTCTTCCTCGACGAGATCCACCGGATGTCCAAACCTGCTGAGGAGATGCTCTACCTGGCGATGGAGGACTTCCGGGTCGACGTCGTCGTGGGCAAGGGTCCTGGGGCCACCGCGATCCCGATCACCATTCCGCCCTTCACCCTCGTCGGGGCGACGACACGCGCAGGCCTGCTTCCCGGCCCGCTGCGAGACCGATTCGGCTTCACCGCTCAGCTCGACTACTACGACGTGGCCGACTTGGAGCGAATCGTGACTCGCTCCGCCGGAGTCATCGGGGTGGAGCTGGCTGAGGGCACTGCCCACACCATCGCCTCCCGTTCTCGCGGCACACCTCGTATCGCCAACCGGCTGCTACGTCGTGTCCGTGACTGGGCCGACGTCAACAACGAGTCCCCGGTCACACCGAGGGGAGCTCAGACGGCCCTGGATCTCTACGAGGTGGATCCGCTTGGCCTTGATCGCCTCGACCGTGCCGTTCTCGATGCCGTCTGCCTCAAATTTGGTGGCGGTCCGGTTGGTCTGTCCACCCTCGCCATCAGCGTGGGGGAGGAGCCCCAGACGGTCGAGGAAGTCGCTGAGCCCTTCCTCGTTCGGCTGGG
The genomic region above belongs to Cutibacterium equinum and contains:
- the ruvB gene encoding Holliday junction branch migration DNA helicase RuvB, with the protein product MEHSPVDPWAEPPEKAEEAALRPGALEEFRGQQRVAEQLGLVLAASKSRGVVPDHVLLSGPPGLGKTTLAMIIAAEMSAPIRISSGPAIQHAGDLAAILSSLVPGEVFFLDEIHRMSKPAEEMLYLAMEDFRVDVVVGKGPGATAIPITIPPFTLVGATTRAGLLPGPLRDRFGFTAQLDYYDVADLERIVTRSAGVIGVELAEGTAHTIASRSRGTPRIANRLLRRVRDWADVNNESPVTPRGAQTALDLYEVDPLGLDRLDRAVLDAVCLKFGGGPVGLSTLAISVGEEPQTVEEVAEPFLVRLGFLMRTPRGRVATDRAWRHLGLEPPTNSAGDGLF